One genomic region from Sphingobacterium multivorum encodes:
- a CDS encoding aminopeptidase P family protein codes for MFKKEIYLKRRNNLLSKITTGKILLLGNIENPINFEHNTYPFRQDSSFLYYIGIKSPRLAAVLDAEKNETILFGDEMTIDDIVWMGQQQTLAEKADLSGISKILPFNQLFGYLSKGKQEDIHYLPPYQSHNKLLLEQLTGRTANQLTPSVTLIKAVVAQRSIKSAEEILELEKAVDIAVEMHRIAMRMTKPNCYEYQISNAMQHFAQDQGTSFSYPPIVTKRGEILHNHMQFHQLYAGDLLLNDSGVETAMGYASDLTRTFPVGKRFTSLQEEIYQIVLHAFKTAEQLLTAGIHFKEIHLKACEALVDGLIQTGFMKGNTQDAVANHAHALFFQCGLGHMLGLDVHDMEDLGEQYVGYTEAEPKDTQTFGIKSLRLGKKLEVGNVLTVEPGIYIIPELTQLWEQQNLHKEFINYDFLNKHLDFGGVRIEDNYLIEQNGYRRLGQYLEREIQEIYQLKDNPID; via the coding sequence ATGTTCAAAAAAGAAATATATCTTAAACGCCGAAATAATCTATTATCAAAGATCACAACTGGCAAAATTCTATTGCTAGGTAACATTGAAAATCCGATCAATTTTGAGCACAATACCTATCCATTTCGTCAAGACAGCAGCTTTTTATATTATATCGGTATCAAAAGTCCACGTTTGGCGGCTGTATTGGATGCTGAAAAAAACGAGACCATATTATTTGGCGACGAAATGACAATCGACGATATTGTTTGGATGGGTCAACAGCAGACTTTAGCTGAAAAGGCCGACCTTTCGGGTATCAGCAAGATTCTGCCTTTCAATCAACTCTTCGGCTATCTAAGCAAAGGAAAACAGGAGGATATTCACTATCTTCCTCCTTATCAGTCGCATAATAAATTATTACTAGAGCAGCTAACCGGCCGTACTGCAAATCAGCTTACCCCCTCTGTGACTTTGATTAAAGCAGTCGTCGCACAAAGAAGCATTAAATCGGCAGAAGAAATCCTCGAACTGGAGAAAGCGGTAGATATTGCCGTTGAGATGCATCGTATCGCTATGCGTATGACAAAACCCAACTGTTACGAATATCAGATCAGTAATGCCATGCAGCATTTTGCGCAAGATCAGGGTACCTCCTTCTCCTATCCACCGATAGTAACAAAACGGGGTGAAATCCTACACAATCATATGCAATTTCACCAACTTTATGCAGGTGATCTGCTGCTCAATGATTCGGGTGTCGAAACCGCTATGGGCTATGCGTCAGACTTGACCAGAACCTTTCCTGTAGGAAAACGTTTCACTTCGTTACAAGAGGAAATATACCAGATCGTTTTACATGCATTTAAAACGGCAGAGCAGCTCCTGACTGCCGGAATCCACTTTAAAGAAATTCATTTAAAAGCTTGTGAAGCGCTTGTAGACGGACTTATACAAACAGGATTTATGAAAGGGAATACGCAAGATGCTGTCGCGAACCATGCCCATGCACTTTTCTTCCAATGTGGACTCGGCCATATGCTCGGCCTCGATGTACATGATATGGAAGATCTCGGCGAGCAATATGTTGGTTATACCGAAGCAGAACCAAAGGATACCCAAACTTTTGGCATTAAATCGCTGCGGCTCGGTAAGAAACTGGAAGTCGGCAATGTGCTAACCGTTGAACCCGGCATCTATATTATTCCAGAACTAACGCAGCTTTGGGAGCAACAAAATTTACACAAAGAATTTATCAACTATGATTTCTTAAATAAACACCTTGATTTTGGTGGGGTTCGTATTGAAGACAATTACTTGATCGAGCAGAATGGATACCGACGTCTCGGACAATACCTTGAACGTGAAATCCAGGAAATCTATCAGCTTAAAGACAATCCAATTGACTAA
- a CDS encoding AraC family transcriptional regulator encodes MKTLQFNVPTMRGQSLTIQEDVLETFYPHFHRHQEAQLMWIKKGKGVLIVEDTLHPFKENDIFFLGANQPHVFKSASQDGFSNESRSVSIFFDPNGKLKSLFSLEEFESLNQFIYNNSRGFKVPDSYFSQIAERVCLLKSADQMDKLMHFFYLLRALANISREAEALCNERVEVAFDTMHGSNRINFICNYIKEHYKDEITLEDVADHANLTPQAFCRYFKKHCGVTFVTYLNRIRVKEVCNQLNEDHLDSVSFIAYNCGFNSITNFNRVFKQIVGCNPKEYVQQYKQTLYSVI; translated from the coding sequence ATGAAAACGCTCCAATTTAATGTGCCGACCATGCGAGGACAAAGCTTGACAATACAAGAAGATGTATTAGAAACTTTTTATCCTCATTTTCATCGACATCAAGAAGCTCAATTAATGTGGATAAAAAAAGGTAAGGGAGTTTTGATTGTGGAGGACACCTTACATCCTTTTAAGGAAAATGATATTTTCTTTTTGGGAGCGAATCAACCACATGTATTTAAGTCTGCCTCCCAGGACGGATTCTCGAATGAATCTCGCTCCGTTTCTATTTTTTTCGACCCAAATGGAAAGCTGAAATCCCTATTTTCGCTGGAGGAATTTGAATCGCTGAATCAGTTTATTTATAACAACTCAAGAGGGTTTAAAGTTCCCGATTCATATTTTTCCCAAATAGCAGAACGGGTCTGTTTATTAAAATCTGCGGACCAAATGGATAAGTTAATGCACTTTTTCTATTTATTAAGAGCATTGGCAAATATTTCACGGGAGGCGGAAGCACTTTGTAACGAACGGGTGGAAGTTGCCTTTGATACGATGCACGGATCAAATCGCATTAATTTCATCTGCAATTATATTAAGGAGCACTATAAAGACGAAATTACGCTGGAAGATGTTGCTGACCATGCAAATCTTACTCCGCAGGCATTTTGTCGATATTTTAAAAAGCATTGTGGTGTTACTTTTGTTACCTATCTCAATAGAATAAGAGTCAAGGAAGTATGTAACCAGTTAAATGAAGATCACTTGGACAGTGTTTCATTTATTGCCTATAACTGCGGATTTAATAGCATTACCAATTTTAATCGGGTTTTTAAGCAAATCGTTGGCTGCAATCCGAAAGAGTACGTGCAGCAGTATAAACAAACACTTTACTCTGTGATTTAA
- a CDS encoding S9 family peptidase, producing the protein MNRIKQLIFIILILVFYAPNLLVAQRLWTDHGDQYYEFSDKGIETVNPINGMRTVFLSQQLLIPKGATAALKVENFSISKNKELILIYTNSKRVWRENTRGDYWVYNKKTNQLQQLGKKFPASQLMFAKFNPQADKVAYVNKADHNIYLEDLANGSIVSVTNDGTDRLINGTFDWVYEEEFGCKDGFRWSPDGASIAYWKLDARNIRNFLMINNTDSLYSYTIPVEYPKVGQSPSACSIWTYELANEKSTKINIPGDPNQHYIPRMEWCLDSKQLILEQLNRKQNQSKIYTVALSNNKAQNIHQEQSDSWIDIKARWNNNDPSGWDWVQGGKAFIWVSEKDGWRKIYQIDLAGNEKLIMKADYDMINLDFFDPKNETIYFTASPSNATQKYLYSVSTKGGVPKRLTPASYEGTCDYDISKDGKIAIFNFSNRTTLQHNAVIELPTHKIRVDFELKREKKVSDGIAEFFKVKTTDGIELDGWMVKPLDFDPNKKYPVVFMVYGEPASQTVIDNFGAGYNSLYKGNMAQDGYIYISLDNRGTPAPKGSSWRKSIYRNIGKLNIRDQALATQEILKWPFVDNSRVAVWGWSGGGSSTLNLLGQYPQIYKTGIAIAAVANQLLYDNVYQERYMGLPQENLADFENGSPLKYAKNIKGNLLYIHGTGDDNVHYQNAEVLINELIKNNVQFQLMSYPNRSHSISEGQGTHEHLRTLFTNYLKLHCPPGGR; encoded by the coding sequence ATGAACAGAATTAAACAGTTAATCTTTATTATCCTTATACTGGTTTTTTATGCGCCAAATTTACTTGTTGCACAGCGATTGTGGACAGATCATGGTGACCAGTATTATGAATTTTCCGACAAGGGAATAGAAACGGTAAATCCGATAAATGGCATGCGGACAGTCTTCCTTTCGCAGCAATTACTTATTCCAAAAGGCGCGACGGCGGCCTTAAAGGTCGAAAATTTTTCCATCTCCAAAAATAAGGAGCTTATTTTGATCTATACCAATAGCAAAAGAGTATGGCGAGAGAATACGCGCGGTGATTATTGGGTTTACAACAAGAAGACCAATCAATTGCAGCAACTAGGCAAGAAATTCCCAGCCTCGCAACTGATGTTTGCGAAGTTTAACCCGCAAGCAGATAAAGTAGCTTACGTGAACAAAGCTGACCATAATATTTACCTCGAGGATCTCGCGAATGGCAGCATTGTTTCGGTTACTAACGATGGTACGGACCGCTTAATCAATGGTACTTTCGACTGGGTATACGAAGAAGAATTTGGCTGTAAAGATGGTTTCCGCTGGTCGCCGGATGGTGCTTCCATTGCTTATTGGAAACTGGATGCCCGCAACATTCGCAATTTCTTGATGATCAACAATACCGATAGCCTCTACTCCTACACCATTCCTGTGGAGTATCCTAAAGTGGGACAATCACCGAGTGCCTGCTCCATATGGACTTATGAACTTGCAAATGAAAAGAGCACAAAGATCAATATCCCCGGAGATCCCAACCAGCATTATATCCCCCGTATGGAATGGTGCCTTGATAGCAAACAACTTATTTTGGAACAGCTCAATAGAAAACAGAATCAGAGCAAGATTTATACTGTTGCGCTTTCCAATAATAAAGCGCAAAACATACATCAGGAACAAAGCGACTCGTGGATTGATATCAAAGCACGGTGGAACAACAACGATCCTTCCGGATGGGACTGGGTTCAAGGTGGAAAGGCCTTCATCTGGGTATCCGAAAAAGACGGTTGGCGAAAAATTTACCAGATCGATCTAGCGGGCAATGAAAAACTGATCATGAAAGCCGATTATGATATGATCAACCTTGATTTTTTCGATCCGAAAAATGAAACTATTTATTTTACAGCCTCTCCAAGCAATGCGACACAAAAATACCTCTATAGTGTGTCTACAAAAGGCGGCGTTCCAAAACGACTGACTCCAGCCTCCTATGAGGGAACCTGCGATTATGATATTTCAAAAGACGGTAAAATTGCCATCTTCAACTTTAGCAACCGGACAACATTACAGCACAATGCCGTTATTGAATTACCGACTCACAAAATACGCGTAGACTTTGAACTGAAACGTGAAAAGAAAGTCAGCGACGGCATTGCGGAGTTTTTTAAAGTTAAAACTACCGACGGTATTGAATTAGATGGTTGGATGGTAAAGCCCCTGGATTTTGATCCCAATAAAAAGTATCCTGTTGTCTTTATGGTCTACGGCGAACCCGCATCACAAACTGTCATAGACAATTTTGGAGCAGGTTACAACAGTCTCTATAAGGGAAATATGGCGCAGGACGGTTACATTTATATTTCGTTGGATAATCGCGGAACGCCTGCTCCTAAAGGCAGTTCTTGGCGAAAAAGCATCTACCGCAATATCGGAAAGCTCAATATTCGCGACCAGGCTCTAGCAACGCAAGAAATACTGAAATGGCCGTTTGTCGACAATTCACGCGTGGCCGTTTGGGGCTGGAGCGGTGGCGGATCAAGCACGCTTAATCTGCTTGGGCAATATCCGCAGATCTATAAAACCGGTATTGCCATTGCCGCGGTAGCCAATCAGTTACTTTACGACAATGTATATCAGGAACGCTACATGGGGCTCCCACAAGAAAACCTGGCAGATTTTGAAAACGGCTCGCCACTGAAATATGCAAAAAATATCAAAGGCAACCTACTCTACATCCATGGAACCGGCGACGACAATGTGCACTATCAAAATGCAGAAGTCCTGATCAATGAGCTGATCAAAAATAACGTGCAGTTCCAGTTGATGTCTTATCCGAACCGCAGCCATTCCATTAGCGAGGGACAGGGCACACATGAGCATTTAAGGACATTATTTACAAACTATCTCAAATTACATTGCCCTCCGGGAGGAAGATAG
- a CDS encoding SusC/RagA family TonB-linked outer membrane protein, translated as MNRKSIAMLAATVLVSSAVYAQTVLKGKVVDQDGKPIPGVTITLRDGTATQSGQNGEFTINYKQAGTLSVSAVGYDRKVVNLTNQTSLQVTLLSDETNLDEVVVTAMGITRDKKSLGSAVQEVKAKELTDAGQLSLTGALSGKVAGVQVNQFGGAVGASARISIRGNTSLLSDQQPLIVVDGVPISNNAVRSGDNTYSGVDYGSGLNDINPEDIESVVTLKGGSAALYGMRAGKGVILITTKSGKRAKDGVLLSYDGNFSIDRPSTIPKYQNSYGQGNRGDEYHYNSLGSGLTYQQYAQQKSFSYKDGAGGGVNDGFDESWGPRLDIGLQLPQFNSPVVNGVRQATPWISHPNNVKDFFQTGYSQNHNLSLLAKNERSSTRASLSFRDQKGTVPNTDQKKYSAQLNNEYKINDKFSYDIMSNFTRTESGNLIMQGYDGANPMNGLIWFGRQVDMQDLKKNWDQRDAQGNYTYYNWNSNYHMNPFYTMHNSLNSLKTNRIFGKSSLYYQPYEFLKFEGRVGLDYYHTNIFERNYYNFDHPLGSFNEIKSSNSEFNADFLANFNKQFGDFNILAIVGANYRDNQFESNSLGASGLNVLGVYTITNKIGDAVTNMDHAHNRSNSVYSQASIGWKDQLYLDATARNDWSSTITKSFFYPSASLSWIPTTSFANLKGSALSFWKLRLNIAKVGNATTPYRNGNYYYAQANAFNGIAQMYKSMTYAINNLEPESIYSWETGTEIGFLNDRIHADFTYYHKNAKKQILPVTTSNVVGFSSMVLNAGNIESKGVELQLRGDILKNENGLNWTTTINYSRDRNKILELYPQLNLTTYQLGWTWGIANTATVGEAWGALRSTGYDRVEDGAMKGAIKVNESGLVMSKPNQIIGNVTPDYLASMRNDFRYKDFSFGFMLDFRKGGDIWSQTMSHAYTTGVAEITAANGVRERAIVAGKDVMSNERFAMSDGKGGWIANTIETNAQDWFESGGIAESYVFDGSFLKLREAYLTYTIPSHLYSKIKGIKRANVSLIGSNLALLWVHKSNTMRLDPETSGVSSDSRGVGFEQATVPSSRSIGFKLGFSF; from the coding sequence ATGAACAGAAAAAGTATTGCTATGCTAGCTGCTACCGTCTTGGTAAGCTCGGCAGTATACGCACAGACAGTTTTGAAGGGGAAGGTGGTCGACCAAGACGGGAAACCTATCCCTGGAGTTACAATCACGCTAAGAGATGGAACAGCAACCCAAAGTGGACAAAATGGTGAATTTACGATTAACTATAAGCAGGCAGGGACATTAAGTGTGTCGGCAGTGGGTTATGACCGTAAAGTGGTAAATTTGACCAATCAGACTTCGCTTCAGGTCACGCTTTTATCGGATGAGACAAATTTGGACGAAGTTGTTGTAACGGCAATGGGAATCACGAGAGACAAAAAATCCCTAGGGTCGGCGGTTCAAGAGGTAAAAGCTAAGGAACTAACGGATGCTGGTCAATTGAGCTTAACAGGTGCACTTTCCGGAAAAGTTGCAGGGGTACAGGTTAATCAATTTGGTGGTGCTGTGGGGGCATCCGCGAGGATTTCAATTCGTGGTAATACGTCCCTTCTTTCGGATCAACAGCCCCTAATAGTAGTTGATGGTGTTCCAATTTCCAATAATGCTGTTCGTTCGGGGGATAATACCTATTCCGGCGTAGATTATGGATCTGGATTAAATGATATTAATCCGGAAGATATCGAAAGCGTTGTTACGCTGAAAGGTGGTTCAGCAGCACTTTATGGTATGCGAGCTGGTAAAGGTGTTATCTTAATTACGACAAAGTCTGGAAAAAGAGCTAAAGACGGTGTTCTTTTGTCTTACGATGGCAACTTTTCAATAGATAGACCCTCAACTATTCCAAAATATCAAAACTCATATGGTCAAGGAAATCGAGGAGACGAATATCATTACAATTCGTTAGGCAGCGGTTTAACCTATCAGCAATATGCACAGCAAAAATCTTTTAGTTATAAAGATGGAGCAGGAGGTGGCGTTAACGATGGCTTTGACGAATCATGGGGACCTCGGTTGGATATAGGATTACAATTGCCTCAATTCAATAGTCCTGTGGTAAATGGCGTTCGACAAGCGACTCCATGGATATCACATCCTAATAACGTGAAAGATTTTTTCCAAACCGGATACTCTCAGAATCACAACCTTTCCTTGTTAGCAAAAAATGAAAGATCCTCTACTCGTGCTTCGTTGTCTTTTCGTGATCAAAAAGGAACCGTGCCAAACACGGATCAAAAAAAGTATTCTGCTCAATTGAACAATGAGTACAAGATCAACGATAAGTTTTCATATGATATCATGTCTAATTTTACGAGGACGGAAAGTGGTAATTTGATTATGCAAGGATATGATGGTGCAAACCCAATGAATGGTTTGATTTGGTTTGGTCGCCAAGTAGATATGCAAGACTTAAAGAAAAATTGGGATCAAAGAGATGCACAAGGGAATTATACCTATTATAATTGGAATTCCAATTATCATATGAATCCTTTTTATACCATGCACAATTCTTTAAATTCATTGAAAACCAATCGGATTTTTGGAAAATCATCCCTATACTATCAACCTTATGAATTTTTAAAATTTGAAGGAAGAGTAGGATTGGATTATTACCATACGAATATCTTCGAACGGAACTATTATAATTTTGATCACCCACTGGGAAGTTTCAATGAAATTAAGAGCAGCAACTCGGAATTTAATGCGGACTTCTTAGCTAATTTCAATAAGCAGTTTGGCGATTTCAATATTTTAGCAATCGTAGGAGCCAATTACCGTGACAATCAGTTTGAATCAAACAGTTTAGGCGCTAGTGGATTAAACGTATTAGGCGTGTATACGATTACCAACAAAATAGGGGATGCAGTAACAAATATGGACCACGCGCATAATCGCTCCAATTCTGTTTATAGCCAGGCTTCTATTGGTTGGAAAGACCAGCTTTATCTTGATGCGACAGCGCGTAATGATTGGTCCTCAACAATTACGAAATCGTTTTTCTATCCTTCAGCAAGTTTAAGTTGGATTCCAACAACGTCCTTTGCCAATTTAAAGGGAAGCGCGTTGTCGTTCTGGAAACTTCGACTGAATATCGCTAAAGTTGGAAATGCAACAACTCCGTATAGAAATGGGAACTATTACTATGCACAAGCAAATGCTTTTAACGGTATTGCCCAGATGTATAAAAGTATGACCTATGCAATTAATAATTTGGAGCCTGAATCAATTTATTCTTGGGAAACCGGTACAGAGATTGGATTTTTAAATGACCGGATTCATGCCGATTTCACGTATTACCATAAGAATGCGAAGAAGCAAATCCTTCCCGTAACAACGTCCAATGTGGTCGGATTTAGTAGTATGGTATTAAATGCTGGTAACATTGAAAGTAAGGGGGTCGAGCTGCAGTTGAGAGGGGATATCTTAAAAAATGAAAATGGCCTGAATTGGACAACAACCATAAACTATTCAAGAGATCGCAATAAAATTTTGGAATTGTATCCTCAGTTAAATTTAACAACCTATCAATTAGGTTGGACTTGGGGTATCGCAAATACTGCAACTGTTGGAGAAGCTTGGGGCGCGTTGAGAAGTACTGGATATGACCGTGTGGAAGATGGAGCTATGAAAGGTGCTATCAAAGTAAATGAAAGTGGTTTGGTTATGTCTAAACCTAATCAGATTATTGGAAATGTTACGCCAGACTATCTAGCAAGTATGCGGAATGATTTCAGATATAAGGATTTTAGCTTTGGTTTTATGCTTGATTTCCGAAAAGGTGGAGATATTTGGTCACAAACGATGAGTCATGCATATACAACAGGGGTTGCTGAAATCACCGCCGCCAATGGCGTACGTGAACGGGCTATTGTCGCTGGTAAAGACGTCATGAGTAATGAGCGTTTTGCAATGTCCGATGGTAAAGGAGGGTGGATTGCCAATACTATTGAAACAAATGCGCAAGATTGGTTCGAATCAGGAGGTATTGCAGAAAGCTACGTGTTTGATGGGTCTTTCCTCAAATTGCGCGAAGCCTATTTGACTTATACGATTCCTTCACATCTTTACAGTAAGATTAAAGGGATTAAACGCGCAAACGTCTCGTTGATTGGATCGAATTTGGCATTGTTATGGGTTCACAAATCAAATACAATGCGTTTGGATCCTGAAACCAGTGGTGTGTCAAGCGATAGCCGCGGTGTTGGTTTTGAACAGGCTACAGTGCCTTCTTCAAGAAGTATTGGATTTAAATTAGGATTTTCATTTTAG
- a CDS encoding SusD/RagB family nutrient-binding outer membrane lipoprotein — translation MKSLFIKLSIPALASMMFFSGCTKSFDEINVDPDALPNVPPGNMLTNVLRNTAESFGGDVDGYGTFAGYIVKIQYMDYMSGLIPTNNTYGNRWYNCYYNNTQIKDLLAKTEDKAEAFKNVRTIGRIWQNYMWFLLTEGWRDIPYSEALKGLPNEGSILLAKYDKQEDIYPAIMADLKKISDEMAAGIGTDDVGDFDVIYGGDMAMWKKFCNSLRLRMAIRISGVSSSLAKSTVEEIAGNPTKYPLIVSNDENCYVDFPGALPYFEPWYNSGIYGKRIDNWALSDIFIDHMVTTNDPRIAAIAQKTDADTYKGYPNGAKSGPEVLRSVSWIGEKYMGDPAGFIPFYKSCETYYSLAEAAMLGYNVGITAKDAYEKAVNLSMKENGVSQTGIDTYLAGAGKWNNTKERIWWDEWVALFKENYEAWSLYRRTGVPTTNYPSLNSVYGSAHNDQPWRAPYPNSEYQNNKLNVEAAATKVKDFVWGEQMWWDKRTGKF, via the coding sequence ATGAAAAGTTTATTTATAAAATTAAGTATACCTGCCTTGGCATCAATGATGTTTTTTTCGGGGTGTACCAAGAGTTTTGATGAGATCAATGTTGATCCAGATGCATTGCCAAATGTACCCCCAGGAAATATGTTGACCAATGTATTAAGAAATACTGCGGAATCCTTTGGAGGGGATGTGGATGGTTATGGAACGTTTGCGGGCTATATTGTGAAAATTCAATATATGGACTATATGTCCGGCTTGATCCCAACGAATAATACCTACGGGAATCGTTGGTATAATTGTTATTATAATAATACCCAGATCAAAGATCTGCTGGCCAAAACCGAAGATAAGGCCGAAGCATTTAAAAACGTGCGGACCATCGGTAGAATTTGGCAGAATTACATGTGGTTTTTGTTGACAGAAGGCTGGCGCGATATTCCTTATTCCGAAGCACTTAAGGGGCTTCCAAATGAAGGAAGTATCTTGCTCGCAAAATATGATAAACAAGAAGATATCTACCCTGCCATCATGGCTGACCTGAAAAAGATTTCAGATGAAATGGCTGCAGGAATAGGGACTGACGATGTAGGCGATTTCGACGTTATTTATGGCGGGGATATGGCGATGTGGAAAAAATTTTGTAATTCATTGCGATTGAGAATGGCAATCCGTATCTCTGGGGTTTCTTCCAGTTTAGCTAAATCTACAGTAGAAGAAATCGCAGGTAATCCAACTAAATATCCATTAATCGTGAGTAACGATGAAAATTGTTATGTTGATTTTCCTGGTGCATTACCTTATTTTGAACCTTGGTATAATTCGGGTATCTATGGAAAGCGAATTGATAACTGGGCATTGTCAGATATTTTTATAGATCATATGGTTACCACAAATGATCCGCGGATAGCTGCTATCGCTCAGAAGACAGATGCAGATACTTATAAAGGATATCCAAATGGGGCGAAATCAGGACCAGAGGTATTGCGGTCTGTTTCGTGGATTGGAGAGAAATATATGGGTGATCCTGCAGGGTTTATTCCTTTTTATAAATCTTGTGAAACGTATTATAGTTTGGCTGAAGCAGCAATGTTAGGTTATAATGTGGGTATCACAGCAAAAGATGCTTATGAAAAAGCGGTAAATCTTTCTATGAAAGAAAATGGCGTCTCTCAGACCGGGATAGATACCTACCTAGCCGGTGCTGGAAAATGGAATAATACAAAAGAACGTATTTGGTGGGATGAATGGGTAGCACTTTTTAAAGAAAATTATGAGGCTTGGAGTTTGTATCGAAGAACAGGTGTGCCGACAACAAATTACCCTTCTTTGAACTCAGTATATGGTTCAGCGCATAATGATCAGCCATGGAGAGCTCCTTATCCTAATAGCGAATATCAAAATAATAAACTCAACGTGGAAGCGGCAGCCACTAAAGTAAAAGATTTTGTGTGGGGTGAACAGATGTGGTGGGATAAACGGACAGGAAAATTTTAG
- the fabF gene encoding beta-ketoacyl-ACP synthase II, whose amino-acid sequence MKRVVITGMGTINPLGENIDIFWDNILRGENHTTLISRFDASLFRTQIASEIKHFQPEKYLDRNEIKRSDLFTQYALYSAAQAMEDSGLDLDTMDPFDIGVIWGVGQGGMETFENEVEAYVTGDYKPRFSPFFVPRLIVNMASGMISMKYGLKGINYTTVSACATSNTAFMDAFNYIRLGKAKVFISGGSEAPITPASVGGFSAMKAMSSRHDSPQTASRPFDRDRDGFVMGEGAGALILEEYEHAKQRGAKIYAELAGASMTADAYHMTSPHPEGIAAAKAMSLALDEAKINASQLDYLNLHATSTPVGDIAELKAVQRAFGNSGNLWVSSTKSMTGHLLGAAGAIEAIIAIKSINNNVIPATINIENIDPDIPEGIHIVVNQPLEKTVQTAMSNAFGFGGHNSSIVFKKI is encoded by the coding sequence ATGAAAAGAGTAGTAATAACTGGCATGGGAACGATTAACCCGCTGGGAGAAAATATAGACATATTTTGGGACAACATTTTACGGGGCGAGAACCACACAACGCTTATTAGCCGTTTTGATGCCTCGTTGTTTCGAACACAGATTGCAAGTGAAATTAAGCATTTTCAACCCGAAAAATACTTAGATAGAAATGAGATTAAACGAAGTGATCTCTTTACGCAATATGCTTTGTACAGTGCAGCGCAGGCGATGGAAGATTCGGGTCTAGATCTCGATACCATGGATCCATTTGACATCGGTGTTATCTGGGGGGTTGGTCAGGGTGGAATGGAAACTTTCGAAAATGAAGTTGAGGCCTACGTAACGGGAGATTATAAACCGAGATTTAGTCCTTTCTTTGTTCCCAGACTTATCGTCAATATGGCTTCAGGCATGATTTCAATGAAATACGGCTTAAAAGGAATCAATTACACCACCGTATCGGCTTGCGCTACATCCAATACGGCCTTTATGGACGCCTTTAATTACATTAGGCTCGGCAAAGCCAAAGTCTTTATTAGCGGCGGTTCCGAAGCCCCCATCACCCCGGCTTCAGTTGGCGGCTTTTCTGCGATGAAAGCCATGTCGAGTCGGCATGATAGCCCACAGACTGCAAGCAGGCCCTTTGACCGCGATCGTGACGGTTTTGTCATGGGTGAGGGAGCTGGAGCACTCATCTTGGAGGAATACGAACATGCCAAGCAAAGGGGTGCAAAAATTTACGCAGAACTTGCTGGAGCTTCAATGACCGCAGATGCTTACCATATGACCTCTCCCCATCCTGAAGGGATAGCGGCAGCAAAAGCCATGTCACTGGCTTTGGACGAAGCAAAAATCAATGCAAGCCAGCTCGACTATTTAAATCTCCACGCGACTTCAACGCCTGTTGGTGATATTGCCGAACTTAAAGCCGTGCAACGGGCTTTTGGCAACTCAGGCAATCTTTGGGTCAGTTCTACCAAATCAATGACAGGCCATTTACTAGGAGCTGCCGGCGCTATCGAAGCAATCATTGCCATAAAATCCATCAACAATAATGTAATTCCTGCAACAATTAATATCGAAAATATTGATCCCGATATTCCCGAAGGAATTCATATTGTCGTCAATCAGCCCCTGGAAAAAACAGTTCAGACCGCAATGAGTAATGCTTTTGGTTTCGGTGGGCACAATTCGAGTATCGTCTTCAAAAAGATTTAA